In Desmospora activa DSM 45169, one genomic interval encodes:
- a CDS encoding DedA family protein yields the protein MDVHAVLEWVSQHGIIALLFAFSLGLIGMPVPNEAIAMLAGGLVTIGMLKPGPAFAVTGLGVTGVLTVEYLLGRVFGFWSSRQRKLGGVMATRLLRAKHFHDRYGPWAWGLAVFLPLLRHGVPLIAGCQRIPFRRYAPIAYGMAWLWTALFFGLGMLLGNAWDTMVELSHDIAWSLAVITLLILAGIVYKQCKTAPGKVDEMRKEHVG from the coding sequence ATGGATGTGCACGCAGTTTTGGAGTGGGTTTCCCAACATGGAATAATCGCTTTATTATTTGCCTTCAGTCTAGGACTAATAGGAATGCCGGTTCCCAATGAAGCGATTGCGATGCTGGCCGGGGGACTGGTGACGATAGGGATGCTGAAACCGGGACCTGCTTTCGCCGTTACGGGTCTGGGTGTGACAGGAGTGCTGACAGTTGAATATCTGCTGGGGCGGGTGTTTGGTTTTTGGAGCAGCAGACAGAGGAAGCTAGGGGGAGTAATGGCGACTCGATTGTTGCGGGCTAAGCATTTTCACGATCGATATGGACCGTGGGCATGGGGTTTGGCTGTTTTTTTGCCTTTACTCCGGCACGGGGTTCCACTGATTGCGGGGTGTCAACGTATTCCTTTTAGGCGATATGCACCCATTGCTTATGGAATGGCTTGGTTGTGGACGGCGCTTTTCTTTGGGTTAGGGATGTTGTTGGGGAATGCTTGGGATACTATGGTGGAACTCTCCCATGATATTGCCTGGTCGCTTGCAGTTATCACTTTGCTCATCCTTGCTGGGATTGTTTACAAACAATGCAAGACTGCTCCCGGTAAGGTTGATGAAATGAGGAAGGAACATGTGGGTTAA
- the cls gene encoding cardiolipin synthase: MDILTLLLGSVLVLNILLATAIIFLERRDVSSTWAWMLVLYFIPVLGFVLYLIFGRKISKQKIFTWDKQIHVLLQEAVTTQKAQLENNTFQYGNSSWQEYKALILMHLNNDQAVLTQTNQVEIFTDGQEKFDALIEDLERAQHHIHLLYYIVRPDDLGKRLARVLARKAREGVQVRLIYDDLGSRRLNKAFIREIREAGGEIEAFFPAVLPLINLRLNYRNHRKLVIIDGKIGYIGGFNIGNEYLGLNPRFGYWRDTHLRIRGDAVHHIQSRFILDWNQASRHDISYQDNYYPTPLREGDVGVQIVSSGPDSEWEQIKNGYIKMILTAKKYIYIQTPYFIPDHSLLDALRIACLSGIDVRIMIPNKPDHPFVYWATFSHVGELLQAGGKIYIYQNGFLHAKTIVVDDKIASVGTANIDMRSFRLNFEVNAFLYHADMAKNLAEIFQQDMLQSTSLTWEEYQQRSYTIRFKESISRLLSPIL; encoded by the coding sequence TTGGACATCTTAACACTATTACTGGGATCTGTGCTGGTTTTAAACATCCTGCTTGCAACCGCCATCATTTTTTTGGAACGGCGTGATGTCAGCTCGACATGGGCTTGGATGTTGGTGCTATATTTTATCCCCGTTCTCGGTTTTGTCTTGTATTTGATTTTTGGTCGGAAAATAAGCAAGCAAAAAATTTTTACATGGGACAAGCAAATCCACGTTTTATTGCAGGAAGCAGTTACAACTCAAAAAGCGCAGCTGGAAAATAACACGTTTCAGTATGGGAATTCTTCCTGGCAAGAGTATAAAGCGTTGATCTTGATGCATTTAAACAATGATCAAGCGGTGTTGACACAAACGAATCAGGTTGAGATTTTTACCGATGGTCAGGAAAAGTTTGATGCCTTGATAGAGGACTTAGAGCGGGCACAACATCATATCCATCTCCTCTATTACATTGTGAGACCAGACGATCTGGGAAAAAGACTGGCCCGGGTGTTGGCCCGTAAAGCACGAGAAGGTGTCCAGGTAAGACTGATCTATGATGATTTGGGTTCCAGAAGGCTGAACAAGGCGTTTATTCGCGAAATCCGTGAAGCGGGAGGGGAGATTGAAGCCTTTTTCCCCGCGGTGTTGCCGTTGATCAATTTGCGCCTCAATTACCGCAACCATCGGAAACTGGTGATCATTGACGGGAAGATCGGATATATCGGGGGATTTAATATCGGAAATGAATATCTGGGCTTAAACCCGCGCTTTGGCTATTGGCGTGACACCCACTTGCGCATTCGGGGGGATGCGGTCCACCATATCCAATCCCGTTTTATTCTTGATTGGAATCAGGCGTCACGCCATGATATTTCCTATCAGGACAATTATTATCCGACACCGCTGCGAGAGGGCGATGTCGGGGTGCAAATCGTATCCAGCGGTCCTGATTCAGAATGGGAGCAGATTAAGAACGGCTATATCAAGATGATCTTAACCGCCAAGAAGTATATTTATATCCAAACCCCGTATTTCATTCCGGATCACAGCTTGTTGGACGCTCTTCGAATCGCTTGTCTGTCAGGGATCGATGTTCGCATTATGATTCCCAACAAACCGGACCATCCGTTTGTGTATTGGGCGACTTTCTCCCATGTAGGTGAACTGTTGCAGGCGGGAGGAAAGATCTACATTTACCAAAACGGCTTCCTTCACGCTAAGACGATTGTGGTGGACGATAAAATCGCCTCAGTCGGAACGGCTAATATCGATATGCGCAGCTTCCGTTTAAACTTTGAGGTAAACGCTTTTTTATACCATGCTGACATGGCAAAGAATTTGGCGGAAATTTTCCAGCAGGATATGCTTCAGTCCACTTCGCTGACTTGGGAAGAATACCAACAGCGCTCTTACACCATTCGCTTTAAGGAGTCCATCTCACGTCTGTTGTCGCCGATTTTATAG
- a CDS encoding DMT family transporter codes for MIVKRASALILVGGMCLGSIGVILKFAYGNNYPFLQLTLLPVLLGMTLLWLVWFGKHRREMAQYPANKAWKMRLTLMAWGCASGASTLFYFLALQTLPVSMVTVLIIQYFWIIPVGKDWVIKAWEQKKSVDFNGFLTALIQHRPSKKTVKSWITILVGTFFAMELYNFSWYEISKWGLLFGFLTAVSDSCWMLATGRLHTHLSEETRSACLMTGSALSLLAVTPLLIMLGGTSILSGSMDWKFGVTVLIIALLGYVIPTWSFAKGMTALFNKGKSVLASCLPAIELPFGILLAMILLSEAVTTVQWLGILLILLGTAYQANDEETEQSQAMGYSNETTYIRLEIALANVRNPEYITQYIQQKNELEMERPQQTKNNGWRKWRLNKQL; via the coding sequence TTGATAGTGAAGCGTGCGTCAGCGTTGATACTGGTCGGTGGTATGTGTCTAGGGTCAATTGGAGTTATATTAAAGTTTGCTTATGGTAATAATTATCCATTTTTGCAGTTAACGTTATTGCCGGTTCTACTGGGAATGACGCTACTCTGGCTTGTGTGGTTTGGGAAACACCGTCGTGAGATGGCGCAATACCCGGCGAACAAGGCATGGAAAATGCGGTTGACATTAATGGCTTGGGGATGTGCGTCAGGGGCGAGTACTTTGTTTTATTTCCTCGCTCTTCAAACGCTTCCGGTTTCGATGGTGACCGTGTTGATCATTCAATATTTTTGGATTATCCCCGTGGGGAAGGATTGGGTTATTAAAGCGTGGGAACAAAAAAAGTCAGTTGATTTTAACGGCTTTTTGACGGCGCTGATTCAACATCGTCCTTCCAAAAAAACAGTAAAGTCGTGGATTACGATTTTGGTCGGTACCTTCTTTGCAATGGAACTGTATAATTTCTCATGGTATGAAATTAGTAAATGGGGTTTGCTGTTCGGTTTTTTGACGGCGGTTAGCGATAGTTGCTGGATGCTGGCCACAGGACGACTTCATACCCATCTATCGGAAGAAACGAGATCCGCCTGCTTAATGACCGGGAGTGCCCTGTCATTGCTCGCTGTTACTCCGCTATTAATCATGCTTGGAGGGACATCGATCCTTTCCGGCTCGATGGATTGGAAGTTTGGAGTAACGGTACTGATTATCGCTCTGTTGGGATATGTCATCCCTACTTGGTCCTTTGCCAAGGGGATGACGGCTTTGTTCAACAAGGGGAAATCAGTCCTTGCTTCCTGTCTGCCTGCGATTGAGCTGCCATTTGGGATCTTGTTGGCCATGATCCTGTTGTCGGAAGCCGTAACCACCGTGCAGTGGCTAGGGATTCTTTTGATATTGTTGGGAACCGCGTATCAAGCCAATGACGAGGAGACGGAACAATCCCAAGCGATGGGGTACTCCAATGAAACCACCTATATCAGGTTGGAAATCGCCCTTGCCAATGTACGCAACCCCGAATACATTACACAATACATTCAACAGAAAAATGAGCTGGAAATGGAAAGACCGCAACAAACAAAAAACAATGGTTGGAGAAAATGGAGGCTAAATAAACAATTATAA
- the ppsA gene encoding phosphoenolpyruvate synthase gives MSSVLHFRDIDQTELMVVGGKGVNLGELAKIEGLQVPEGFCVTTDAYKKAIDQNREFHALVDQLSMLKAEEREKIGEISGKIRDIIEATKIPTDVEEAVAHHLTQLGEEHAYAVRSSATAEDLPHASFAGQQDTYLNIIGTEAIVKHISKCWASLFTDRAVIYRIQNGFDHRQVYLSVIVQRMVFPQASGILFTADPVTSNRKVLSIDASFGLGEALVSGLVSADNYKVQDGEIIEKTIATKRVAIAALPAGGTEERRIEPDQQKKQTLTDEQILQLERMGRQIEAYFGCPQDIEWCLADDRIIIVQSRPITTLFPVPDGNDGQNRVYISVGHQQMMTEAIKPLGMSFFRLLAGEYPMHTAGGRLFIDLSHDLASPVGRKIVLSVYGKNDPLMKSALSSLIERKGFIQSLPRGKRVFKLGNENLSWALPIESLKIYRKNDPAIVSDLISRNEKSINELKQRIANVTGDELFSFILQDYPQFKKELYNPQSLGVIMVGLYASSWINKKMEKWLGEKNAADTLSQSVPHNITSEMGLALMDVADVVRQYPAVIQYFEHATDESFFEDLVKVEGGEAVNQAIRGYLEKYGMRCSGEIDITTPRWRERPTALIPMIVSNIKNFSPGASQSKFEQGRLAAEQKEQELLSRLERLPRGRQKAKKTKRMINILRNFIGYREYPKYALVWRFFIYKQALMKEAAKLVQTGVIQAEEDIFYLSFAELQEAVQTNRVNNQMIAERKADYAVFQKLTPPRVITSEGEGINGQYDTDHLPPGALAGNPVSAGVIEGRARVVLKMEDADLQEGDILVTPFTDPSWTPLFVSIKGLVTEVGGLMTHGAVIAREYGLPAVVGVENATTRIKDGQRIRINGTEGYVEIL, from the coding sequence ATGTCATCGGTACTCCATTTTCGGGATATTGATCAAACCGAGTTGATGGTTGTCGGAGGAAAAGGCGTAAACTTAGGAGAATTAGCGAAAATAGAGGGGTTACAGGTACCGGAAGGTTTTTGTGTCACCACCGATGCTTACAAAAAAGCAATTGATCAAAACCGGGAGTTTCATGCCTTAGTGGATCAACTATCCATGCTCAAGGCGGAAGAGCGGGAGAAAATTGGTGAAATCAGCGGTAAGATTCGTGATATCATCGAAGCGACCAAAATCCCGACGGATGTAGAAGAAGCGGTGGCTCACCATCTTACCCAATTGGGTGAGGAGCATGCTTATGCCGTCCGCTCCAGCGCGACGGCGGAGGATTTGCCCCATGCATCCTTTGCCGGGCAGCAGGATACGTATTTAAACATCATCGGCACTGAGGCGATCGTAAAGCATATCAGCAAATGTTGGGCTTCGCTGTTTACCGATCGGGCTGTGATCTACCGCATCCAGAATGGATTTGACCATCGTCAGGTTTATCTGTCCGTTATTGTTCAGCGGATGGTATTTCCGCAGGCGTCAGGAATTCTATTTACGGCGGATCCCGTCACTTCCAATCGGAAAGTGCTGTCCATTGATGCCAGTTTTGGGCTGGGTGAAGCACTCGTCTCCGGGTTGGTATCCGCCGATAACTATAAAGTTCAGGATGGCGAAATTATCGAGAAGACCATCGCCACGAAACGAGTAGCGATAGCCGCTTTACCGGCAGGCGGAACAGAGGAGAGAAGAATTGAGCCGGATCAGCAGAAAAAACAGACGCTGACAGATGAGCAGATTTTGCAGTTAGAGCGGATGGGCAGACAGATTGAGGCTTATTTTGGTTGTCCACAAGATATTGAATGGTGCCTAGCTGATGATCGGATTATCATCGTACAGAGCCGCCCCATCACCACATTATTTCCAGTTCCAGACGGAAACGACGGGCAGAACCGCGTCTATATCTCCGTCGGCCATCAGCAGATGATGACAGAAGCGATCAAACCCTTGGGTATGTCGTTTTTCCGATTATTAGCAGGAGAATATCCGATGCATACAGCCGGTGGTCGATTGTTTATCGATCTTTCCCATGACCTGGCTTCACCGGTGGGACGTAAAATTGTCCTCAGTGTATATGGCAAGAATGATCCGTTGATGAAAAGCGCCCTTTCCAGTTTAATCGAGCGAAAAGGTTTTATCCAATCACTGCCCCGGGGTAAGAGAGTTTTTAAATTAGGCAATGAGAACCTCTCTTGGGCGCTGCCGATTGAATCGCTAAAAATCTATCGTAAAAACGACCCTGCGATCGTTTCAGATCTTATTTCCCGCAATGAGAAGTCGATCAATGAGCTAAAACAGCGGATTGCTAACGTAACGGGAGATGAGCTGTTTTCATTTATTTTACAGGATTATCCGCAATTCAAAAAAGAACTGTATAACCCGCAGAGCTTAGGCGTGATCATGGTTGGGTTATATGCGAGCAGTTGGATCAATAAGAAAATGGAAAAATGGCTGGGTGAAAAGAATGCCGCCGACACGCTTTCCCAGTCGGTCCCCCACAACATTACATCGGAGATGGGCCTGGCGTTGATGGATGTCGCCGATGTGGTACGGCAATATCCGGCGGTGATTCAATACTTTGAACACGCCACCGATGAATCCTTTTTTGAGGATCTGGTCAAGGTGGAAGGCGGTGAAGCAGTCAATCAAGCCATCCGGGGATACCTTGAAAAATACGGCATGCGTTGCTCAGGGGAAATCGATATTACCACCCCCCGTTGGCGAGAACGGCCGACTGCGCTGATCCCCATGATCGTAAGCAATATCAAAAATTTTTCACCGGGTGCAAGTCAAAGTAAATTTGAACAGGGTCGACTGGCAGCGGAGCAGAAGGAGCAGGAACTCTTAAGCCGCTTGGAACGACTACCCCGTGGACGACAAAAGGCTAAAAAGACAAAACGGATGATCAACATCTTGCGCAACTTTATCGGTTATCGGGAATATCCCAAGTATGCCTTAGTCTGGCGGTTCTTCATCTATAAACAAGCGTTGATGAAAGAGGCAGCCAAACTGGTGCAAACAGGAGTGATTCAAGCGGAGGAGGATATTTTTTATTTATCGTTTGCGGAGTTACAGGAGGCAGTTCAAACCAATCGCGTCAATAACCAAATGATCGCCGAGAGGAAGGCGGATTACGCCGTTTTTCAGAAGCTGACACCGCCACGAGTGATCACGTCCGAGGGTGAAGGGATAAACGGTCAATACGACACCGACCATCTCCCACCCGGTGCCTTAGCGGGCAACCCGGTATCAGCTGGCGTTATCGAAGGACGGGCACGTGTCGTTTTAAAAATGGAAGATGCCGATCTCCAGGAGGGGGATATCCTTGTCACACCCTTTACCGACCCCAGCTGGACACCCTTGTTTGTATCGATCAAAGGATTGGTGACAGAGGTAGGCGGCTTGATGACGCACGGCGCCGTCATTGCCCGGGAATACGGCCTACCGGCGGTTGTCGGTGTGGAAAACGCCACCACACGGATCAAGGATGGGCAGCGTATCCGCATCAACGGCACGGAAGGGTATGTAGAAATCCTGTGA
- a CDS encoding TetR/AcrR family transcriptional regulator, protein MPLQRYEKEQILDACLAVFARYGYEKTSTAMLAEAAGISKALIFHHFGSKEALYFSILERCMEKVMKELRMDEPLEGEDFFTALERMSRVKLAYLKKNPNMYKLLTEAFYGTPDELKAEMVEKITFRIDRRDQVLERLFASVPLKEGVNRRKALELIQVVLKHVENKTLSAMTDQTELDEAFMEGIIDEMNDLLAMIRTGIER, encoded by the coding sequence TTGCCTTTGCAACGGTATGAAAAAGAACAAATCTTGGATGCTTGTTTAGCGGTATTTGCCCGTTATGGATATGAAAAGACTTCAACGGCGATGTTGGCGGAGGCGGCGGGAATCTCCAAGGCGTTGATCTTCCACCATTTTGGGAGTAAAGAGGCGCTGTATTTCTCCATATTGGAGCGATGCATGGAAAAGGTGATGAAGGAACTGCGGATGGATGAACCCTTGGAAGGTGAGGATTTTTTTACAGCTTTAGAGCGAATGAGCCGAGTCAAACTGGCTTATCTCAAAAAGAATCCCAACATGTATAAGTTGTTGACGGAAGCCTTTTATGGGACACCGGATGAGCTAAAGGCGGAAATGGTAGAGAAAATCACTTTTCGGATCGACAGGCGGGATCAGGTGTTGGAGCGACTATTTGCGAGTGTTCCTCTCAAAGAAGGAGTGAATCGTCGGAAGGCACTTGAACTGATTCAAGTGGTATTGAAGCATGTGGAGAATAAAACGTTATCGGCGATGACGGATCAAACCGAGTTGGATGAAGCGTTTATGGAAGGCATCATCGATGAGATGAACGATTTACTTGCCATGATCCGAACGGGAATTGAACGATAG
- a CDS encoding TetR/AcrR family transcriptional regulator has translation MTPLREEQLQQIRDERRQQIMDASLRIFARRGIIGTKMSMIATEAGISPGLLYRYFQSKDELFTTLVQQAMQESVAGIASVNQLSGSPLEKIRALTELILDKEGQLYFLLIHQASTSDEVPEKAIQLLEQYSMNVYVDPLEPLFIEGQKAGEIAAGDPRELISCYITVLSGLMTLNIHGDEGYPMPNIDILLRMVSSPYTEA, from the coding sequence TTGACGCCTTTAAGAGAGGAACAATTGCAGCAAATTCGCGATGAACGCAGACAACAAATTATGGATGCCTCCCTGCGAATTTTTGCTCGGCGAGGCATTATTGGAACAAAGATGAGTATGATCGCCACGGAAGCCGGTATAAGTCCGGGCCTCCTCTACCGCTACTTTCAATCAAAAGATGAACTTTTTACGACGCTTGTGCAGCAGGCGATGCAAGAATCGGTTGCAGGAATTGCTAGTGTAAATCAATTGTCGGGATCACCGCTTGAAAAAATAAGAGCATTGACGGAGCTCATTCTCGATAAAGAGGGTCAACTTTATTTTTTGCTGATCCATCAAGCCAGTACATCGGATGAGGTTCCAGAAAAAGCAATCCAGTTGCTTGAACAGTATTCGATGAATGTGTATGTCGACCCATTGGAGCCATTATTTATTGAAGGGCAGAAAGCAGGCGAAATTGCCGCAGGGGACCCCCGAGAATTGATCTCCTGTTATATTACGGTGTTGTCCGGCCTTATGACGTTAAATATCCACGGGGATGAAGGCTACCCGATGCCGAATATCGATATCTTGTTGCGAATGGTGTCGAGTCCCTATACGGAAGCGTAA
- a CDS encoding FAD-dependent oxidoreductase, whose product MDTNHALSQGNKKRAIVIGGGIAGLMVARVLSDYYGEVLIVDRDNFPVAPQNRPGTPQAFQPHRLTPRGNMIMEKLFPGFNDDLLRQGAPSSQHKSVHFVNRYGNMVMQNRNHHATFSRALLEWVFRQRVHKIANVHFLPKHEVVALQTTSDRMAVTGVHIRERETRDQKTLTADIVLDASGRSSKLVKWLQELNFAVPAPDVLQVNLGYSTRHYKVPSHLAEKWDVIRVEGNPDKRSFSEVFSIIENNTAEMLFWSVGGHYPPTAVSDYEHALTRLTSPLMMEVIQGLEPLTSPRGYRISELFRHHFEQMERWPSGLLVLGDAFCNFDPIYGQGMTVAAIEVEILEACLREQQQHPMAGFERRVLQKMQAVVEPAWWLNAVADLQWQGVEYIGAEPLKGITFAQKYMDLYQKHATLQRNWDLYGLYWFVNSLFLSPREIINPEMVTAVLGASDEGNAYLTSLLQEYGQPLDEVLDQIVPSFSDASFVTMDAIN is encoded by the coding sequence ATGGATACAAATCACGCACTATCGCAAGGTAATAAAAAACGGGCGATTGTGATTGGGGGAGGAATTGCCGGCTTAATGGTGGCGAGAGTGCTTTCCGATTATTATGGAGAAGTTCTTATCGTGGATCGGGATAACTTTCCTGTTGCACCTCAAAATCGTCCTGGTACTCCACAAGCGTTTCAGCCCCATCGTTTAACACCGCGTGGTAACATGATTATGGAAAAACTTTTTCCTGGATTTAACGATGATTTGCTGAGGCAAGGGGCGCCCTCCTCACAACATAAGAGCGTTCATTTTGTCAATCGATATGGAAACATGGTCATGCAAAACAGGAACCATCATGCAACCTTTAGCCGAGCACTGCTTGAGTGGGTATTTCGTCAACGTGTGCACAAGATAGCAAATGTTCATTTTCTACCGAAGCATGAGGTGGTCGCTTTACAAACGACTTCCGATCGGATGGCCGTTACAGGTGTTCACATACGAGAACGCGAAACCCGGGATCAGAAAACCTTGACGGCTGACATCGTATTGGATGCCAGCGGACGCTCCTCCAAATTGGTAAAATGGCTTCAGGAATTGAATTTTGCTGTTCCAGCTCCAGATGTCTTGCAAGTGAATCTAGGGTATAGTACCCGCCATTACAAGGTTCCTTCCCACCTCGCGGAAAAATGGGATGTAATCCGTGTCGAAGGCAATCCTGATAAAAGGAGTTTTTCCGAGGTATTTTCCATCATAGAAAATAACACCGCAGAGATGTTGTTCTGGAGCGTAGGAGGTCACTATCCTCCAACCGCTGTTTCCGACTATGAGCATGCGCTTACCCGGCTAACAAGTCCACTAATGATGGAAGTGATACAGGGGCTTGAGCCGCTTACTTCTCCCAGAGGTTATCGTATCTCGGAATTGTTCCGTCATCATTTTGAACAGATGGAACGCTGGCCGTCTGGATTGTTGGTTTTAGGTGATGCTTTCTGCAACTTTGATCCCATCTATGGGCAGGGAATGACCGTTGCCGCCATCGAAGTAGAAATATTGGAAGCCTGTTTACGGGAACAACAGCAACACCCCATGGCTGGTTTTGAACGTCGTGTACTCCAAAAAATGCAAGCTGTCGTTGAACCGGCTTGGTGGTTAAATGCCGTTGCCGATTTGCAATGGCAAGGCGTTGAATATATAGGGGCTGAGCCGTTGAAAGGAATCACATTCGCTCAGAAATATATGGATCTGTACCAGAAACATGCAACCCTTCAACGAAATTGGGATTTATATGGATTGTACTGGTTTGTGAATTCATTGTTTCTCTCTCCCCGTGAAATTATCAATCCAGAAATGGTAACAGCTGTTTTGGGTGCATCGGATGAAGGCAACGCGTATCTCACTTCGCTTTTACAAGAATACGGTCAACCCTTGGATGAAGTTTTGGACCAGATTGTCCCTTCTTTTTCCGATGCATCCTTTGTCACGATGGATGCGATTAATTGA
- a CDS encoding DUF418 domain-containing protein → MTKKSTPLIRGSVSDRERSLAPDLARGFMLLLIVLAHAPLLLFGTTPGVLGDFGRPEGVSSVDKVVDFVALLFVDSRAYPMFAALFGYGLAMMVGRQLASGTSELEVRRLLRRRSLFLLLFGLVHFVIIGGADILAFYGVAGLLVGWLLFRENRMLIRALLFVGLLYLILIPLAWVGIASTLVGESMDRGISATTTYAEVALEHLIAFPFVPLFQLLLWPILLPILVGIWAARKHLLDKPQAQYKLLRRIAIIGIPISVVGGLPRAMIEAQLWEPTSAIIGLAAAVHILTGLAGGLGYGAMFGLIGARVSRIKASGHTGMVAWCLAAMGKRSLTFYIYGEAMLVIILSPVAFGLGGMLHSTGAAIVAVLVWLSGVGLASLLEFKGLRGPADALLRRLVYRNRGRRQENGSMNLTK, encoded by the coding sequence TTGACTAAGAAATCCACACCGCTGATTCGTGGATCAGTGTCGGATCGTGAGCGTTCGTTGGCACCTGATCTAGCGCGGGGGTTTATGCTTTTGTTGATTGTTTTGGCTCATGCCCCGTTGCTGTTATTTGGTACAACCCCCGGTGTGCTTGGTGATTTCGGTCGTCCTGAAGGAGTTAGCTCCGTTGATAAAGTAGTCGACTTCGTTGCTCTGTTGTTTGTAGACAGCAGGGCTTACCCGATGTTCGCTGCACTTTTTGGATATGGTTTGGCGATGATGGTTGGACGTCAGCTCGCCTCAGGTACTTCGGAGTTAGAAGTTAGACGATTATTGCGAAGGCGTTCACTGTTTTTGTTATTGTTTGGTCTGGTTCACTTCGTTATCATCGGAGGCGCCGACATTCTCGCTTTTTACGGTGTCGCTGGGCTATTAGTCGGTTGGCTATTGTTTCGCGAAAATCGGATGCTTATAAGAGCCCTGTTGTTCGTTGGTCTGCTTTATCTCATTCTAATACCACTGGCGTGGGTCGGTATTGCGTCCACCTTGGTAGGAGAAAGCATGGATAGGGGCATCTCCGCGACAACAACGTATGCCGAGGTTGCATTGGAACATCTGATTGCGTTTCCATTCGTACCGCTTTTTCAGCTGTTGTTGTGGCCGATACTATTGCCGATCCTGGTTGGGATTTGGGCTGCGCGCAAACACCTGTTGGATAAACCGCAAGCGCAGTACAAATTGCTGCGGCGCATTGCGATCATCGGGATCCCCATCTCAGTTGTTGGAGGTCTCCCTCGGGCGATGATCGAGGCACAACTGTGGGAACCTACTTCTGCGATTATTGGCTTGGCTGCAGCGGTACACATTTTGACAGGATTAGCCGGCGGTTTGGGATATGGGGCAATGTTTGGGCTTATCGGGGCCAGAGTTAGTAGGATTAAAGCCAGCGGTCACACCGGAATGGTTGCTTGGTGTTTAGCAGCGATGGGGAAGCGATCGCTGACCTTCTATATCTATGGCGAAGCGATGCTCGTCATCATTCTCTCCCCGGTAGCCTTTGGATTGGGTGGTATGCTGCACAGCACTGGAGCGGCTATTGTTGCCGTACTTGTCTGGCTCAGCGGTGTCGGTCTCGCCTCATTGTTGGAGTTTAAGGGGCTGCGCGGGCCGGCTGATGCCCTGCTGCGCAGGCTCGTCTATCGAAACCGGGGGCGTCGACAAGAGAATGGTTCGATGAACCTCACAAAGTAA
- a CDS encoding TetR/AcrR family transcriptional regulator, with amino-acid sequence MGDQPSFIAEARREQIIKASIEALNELGYANISLAKIAKKAKVSTGLISYHFSDKEDLLNNTLTYLLKKQFQYIMERVSQKDSAYDQLIAFIDASLAYQGTHHAHNVALIEIVFNARTSDNVPYYQVSTDEEDPLYVRLQEILRYGQETKGFSGFDPQNVSIMIQGAIGESMLMKGEGFDLEAYRDELVSMVTKMVKS; translated from the coding sequence GTGGGAGATCAACCGTCTTTTATAGCAGAAGCAAGAAGAGAGCAAATCATAAAGGCTTCAATCGAAGCATTGAATGAGCTGGGCTATGCAAATATAAGTTTGGCCAAAATCGCGAAAAAGGCAAAGGTGAGTACCGGGCTAATCTCCTATCATTTTTCGGATAAAGAAGATTTGCTGAACAACACACTGACCTATCTACTTAAAAAGCAATTTCAGTATATTATGGAACGTGTTTCACAAAAAGATTCTGCCTATGATCAACTCATCGCTTTTATCGATGCGAGCTTAGCGTATCAAGGAACACACCACGCCCATAATGTTGCATTAATTGAGATCGTTTTTAATGCGCGTACATCCGACAATGTGCCTTACTATCAAGTATCAACGGATGAAGAGGATCCGTTGTATGTGCGTTTACAGGAAATTTTACGTTATGGACAGGAGACAAAAGGATTCTCTGGGTTTGACCCGCAAAACGTCTCGATCATGATTCAGGGGGCGATTGGTGAGAGTATGCTGATGAAAGGGGAAGGCTTTGATTTAGAAGCATACCGGGACGAATTGGTTAGTATGGTGACAAAGATGGTGAAATCTTGA